The proteins below come from a single Oscillospiraceae bacterium genomic window:
- a CDS encoding helix-turn-helix domain-containing protein: MSAGILDGFQTIIPTAAAVLSEKRQILRLTQQEVADRAKITLRQYQRLESGERNILTSSFGLACRVIEALDMDVSKFYHGDYYLEEVKTMRGKGIASRKKSSI, from the coding sequence ATGAGTGCCGGAATTTTAGATGGCTTTCAAACGATAATTCCAACGGCAGCGGCTGTCTTATCGGAAAAACGACAAATATTAAGGCTGACGCAACAAGAGGTTGCTGATCGCGCAAAAATAACATTACGTCAATATCAAAGGCTGGAATCTGGGGAAAGAAACATTTTGACTTCTTCTTTTGGCTTGGCGTGCCGAGTAATTGAAGCTCTTGATATGGATGTTTCTAAATTCTATCATGGTGACTATTACCTTGAAGAAGTGAAGACAATGAGAGGCAAAGGGATTGCCAGCAGAAAAAAGTCATCGATTTAA
- a CDS encoding recombinase family protein → MNAEYIPAEYVEVLPSGADWQSRHLESERRKAEIRDRIHKQTDHYEKTAKDYFRPAKPTPSIYDSDLKRVAVYTRVSTSSEEQISSIENQTLYYTKKIAETENWNLQDIYSDEGKSGTSLRKRDAFKRMMRDAKDQKMDLIICASISRFARNFSDCMTQIAALKTMHPAHPIGVYFETENIYTLNPSSQYSLDIQALLADWESGNKSRRMILSYDQRIMTGQYPVADLMGYRHTKDGQLVIEPEEAKTVRFIFLAFIYGYNCDQIAAVLTQKKRSTLRGKQEWNGMMVANIMKNERRWGDLEARKSIVVDYKLGKVTKNNGNRCSAYVPEHHEAIVSPEIARAAHLVASSRKKCGVQDIVVIQQGTLKGFVGIHPNWNGINAESIRSLCLSTYLPEEVMKLNDIAEMRAGAILGKALQSEYMTVSGACFINQSSPVMTISKNGIRFSKACHTRLDDCEYVELLYHPILQVVILRKSDHGCSTTMRWRDDNDVHSAFSARAFSGLVFQTLNWRRNCRYQCRGICRGQGNAKFLIFELDESRILTGKNQYEQENCSMNLKCRLYRSKWVQSITVSDVMESGQVVENPMIGAIPSRNEVQRELDDLLMSM, encoded by the coding sequence ATGAATGCAGAATACATCCCAGCAGAATACGTTGAGGTGCTGCCGAGTGGGGCAGATTGGCAGAGCCGACATCTGGAATCTGAAAGGCGAAAAGCAGAGATTCGTGACAGAATCCATAAGCAGACAGATCACTACGAGAAAACGGCAAAAGATTATTTTCGCCCGGCAAAACCAACCCCATCTATTTACGACAGCGACCTGAAGCGTGTGGCGGTTTATACCCGTGTCAGTACCTCTAGCGAAGAACAGATTTCTTCAATTGAAAACCAGACTCTATATTACACCAAAAAGATTGCAGAAACGGAAAACTGGAATTTGCAGGACATTTACAGCGATGAAGGAAAATCCGGCACATCGCTGCGGAAACGCGATGCGTTTAAACGCATGATGCGAGATGCCAAAGACCAGAAGATGGATTTGATTATCTGTGCCAGCATTTCACGTTTTGCTCGGAATTTTTCAGATTGCATGACGCAGATCGCGGCCCTGAAAACCATGCACCCGGCACATCCCATTGGCGTGTACTTTGAAACGGAAAACATCTACACGCTGAATCCAAGCAGTCAATACAGTCTTGACATTCAGGCTCTTTTGGCAGACTGGGAATCGGGCAATAAGAGCCGCCGCATGATCCTTTCGTATGACCAGCGCATTATGACAGGCCAGTACCCGGTGGCCGACCTGATGGGGTATCGGCATACCAAAGATGGACAGTTGGTAATTGAGCCGGAAGAAGCAAAGACGGTGCGTTTTATCTTTCTGGCGTTTATCTATGGTTATAACTGCGATCAAATTGCGGCAGTGCTGACGCAGAAGAAGCGTAGCACCCTGCGTGGCAAGCAGGAGTGGAATGGCATGATGGTGGCAAACATCATGAAAAACGAACGTCGCTGGGGTGATCTGGAAGCCCGGAAGAGCATCGTGGTGGACTACAAGTTGGGCAAAGTTACAAAGAATAACGGGAATCGCTGCTCTGCCTACGTTCCAGAACATCACGAAGCAATCGTTTCGCCGGAAATTGCACGGGCTGCACATCTGGTGGCATCCAGCAGGAAGAAGTGCGGTGTGCAGGATATTGTGGTGATCCAGCAGGGAACATTGAAAGGCTTTGTGGGTATCCATCCGAACTGGAACGGTATCAATGCCGAAAGCATCCGCAGCCTTTGCCTGAGCACCTATCTGCCGGAAGAAGTGATGAAACTGAACGATATAGCAGAGATGAGGGCTGGGGCAATACTGGGAAAGGCACTTCAATCTGAATATATGACGGTTTCAGGTGCTTGCTTTATCAACCAGAGCAGTCCGGTTATGACGATTTCTAAAAATGGAATCCGTTTCAGCAAGGCTTGCCACACCCGGTTGGACGACTGCGAGTATGTGGAATTGCTCTATCACCCTATTCTGCAGGTCGTGATTTTGCGAAAGAGCGATCATGGCTGTTCAACGACGATGCGCTGGAGAGATGACAATGACGTTCATAGTGCTTTTTCAGCCAGAGCATTTTCTGGACTGGTCTTCCAAACATTGAACTGGAGAAGGAATTGCCGCTATCAGTGCCGTGGTATCTGCCGGGGTCAGGGAAATGCAAAATTTCTGATTTTTGAATTAGATGAGTCCCGGATTTTGACTGGGAAAAATCAGTATGAACAAGAAAATTGTTCGATGAATCTGAAATGCCGGTTATATCGGAGTAAATGGGTTCAGAGCATTACAGTTAGTGATGTGATGGAATCCGGCCAAGTCGTAGAAAATCCCATGATTGGTGCAATTCCAAGCAGAAATGAAGTTCAACGTGAACTGGATGACCTTTTGATGTCGATGTAG